In the Candidatus Cloacimonadota bacterium genome, AAGATTGGATAAAACTTTCCGAATCTTAAACGATAGAATTCTTTTGAAGGAAGCTTCGGAAAATTCAAAGATAAAGAATTATGAAACCAGATATTTATTTAGGATTAGTTCATCATCCTGTTTACAATAAATTCAGAAAGGTCGTTACAACCTCGATCACTAATCTTGATATTCATGATATTTCCAGATCCTGCCTGACTTTTGGTGTTAAGAGTTTTTTCATTATAAATCCTATCCCAACCCAGAAATTAATGTTAAACCGAATTTTAAAATTCTGGAAAAGCGAGATCGCCAACGAATATAATCCTGACCGGGTTAATGCTTTATCTATCATAAATTATGCGGAAAGTATTGAATCTTCAATCCAGCAAATCAAAAAACAGGAAGAAGTCGATCCAATTATTATCACAACAACAGCTGTGAAACAAAAGAACCATTTAAAGTTTGAAGAATATCATAAACTCAAGATCAATAAACCGGTCCTATTACTTTTTGGAACAGGAAACGGTTTAACCGATCAGGTTCATAACCTTGCTGATTATATTTTAGAACCGATATACGGAGTTCAAAATTATAATCATCTTTCAGTTAGAAGTGCCGCAGCTATTGTTCTGGACAGGCTTTATTCCGAAAAATAAAGGAGGAACAATGGATATAGTGCATGAAATTTCAAAAGAACAAATGAGGACGGATCTTCCGGAATTCAGAGTCGGCGATACGATAAAAGTTCACTATAAGATCAAAGAAGGTTCCAAAGAACGAATCCAGGTATTCCAGGGAATTGTCATCCAGAAAAGAGGGATGCAGATTTCCCGAACTTTCACTGTTAGAAAAATAAGTAATGGTGTTGGTGTTGAAAGAATCTTTCCTTTACATTCGCCACATGTTCAAAAAATCGATGTGGTTAGATTCGGTCGTGTGCGTCGAGCAAAACTTTTCTATTTAAGAAAAGCAAAAGGTAAAG is a window encoding:
- a CDS encoding 50S ribosomal protein L19, whose product is MDIVHEISKEQMRTDLPEFRVGDTIKVHYKIKEGSKERIQVFQGIVIQKRGMQISRTFTVRKISNGVGVERIFPLHSPHVQKIDVVRFGRVRRAKLFYLRKAKGKAARVKEKKRY
- a CDS encoding RNA methyltransferase → MKPDIYLGLVHHPVYNKFRKVVTTSITNLDIHDISRSCLTFGVKSFFIINPIPTQKLMLNRILKFWKSEIANEYNPDRVNALSIINYAESIESSIQQIKKQEEVDPIIITTTAVKQKNHLKFEEYHKLKINKPVLLLFGTGNGLTDQVHNLADYILEPIYGVQNYNHLSVRSAAAIVLDRLYSEK